A window of Mucilaginibacter sp. PAMC 26640 contains these coding sequences:
- a CDS encoding peptidase M1: MPLYIGQHLSPPMKKVFICIPLLIASACIAQAQKKNSNDTISTNYQPPAIFSTTPFTEKGNESHSANGEPGPKYWQNRADYQLEVKLDTVSKTITGSANISYTNNSPDALQYLWLHLDQNTYKKDARSNYVTGITAPDHTTGYNVESVEMLQNGKNTRLNYVITDTRMQVRLPAAVSAKGGKINFVVKYHYTVPGNFGGRTDYTDTKNGKIYEIAQFYPRMCVYDDMRGWDTAPFLGSGEFYLEYGDIDYKVTVPADMIVAGSGELLNPAEVLTPTQISRLAAAKASDKTVMIRSAAEVTSASSRPAGKSTLTWHFKMFNTRDVAFGASKAFIWDAARVNLPGGKQSLAMSVYPVESAGIEAWGRATEYLKVSIEYFSEKWFVYPYPVAVNEAGIAGGMEYPGIVFDGITDKGKELYWVTAHEIGHNWFPMIVGSDERRFAWMDEGFNTFIDIYASDAFNKGEYAPKRDGEYAEHGGNPADEIVPYILDQESPSIMTQPDAIPEKYRHPLTYFKPAFGLVLLREQILGKDRFDYAFKNYIHKWAYKHPQPDDFFRSMENGAGEDLGWFWKSWFYNNYKLDIALIDAEYTDKDHAKGIKVTVANKELMAMPFTVAVKFKDGSTQRNYLPVETWLQQKVATFILSSPKEVESVTVDPDNALPDINRKNNVKKL, from the coding sequence ATGCCTTTGTATATTGGTCAGCATTTAAGCCCCCCTATGAAAAAAGTATTCATCTGTATCCCGCTGTTAATTGCATCCGCATGTATCGCCCAAGCGCAAAAGAAAAACAGTAACGATACCATCAGCACTAACTATCAGCCCCCGGCTATATTTTCCACCACGCCATTTACCGAAAAAGGTAATGAGTCCCACTCGGCAAATGGTGAACCGGGCCCCAAATACTGGCAAAACCGGGCGGATTACCAGCTGGAGGTAAAACTGGATACGGTGAGTAAAACTATCACCGGCTCGGCCAACATCAGCTATACCAATAACAGCCCCGACGCACTGCAATACCTGTGGCTGCATTTGGACCAGAATACGTATAAAAAAGATGCCCGATCTAACTATGTTACAGGTATAACCGCACCGGATCATACCACCGGGTATAATGTAGAATCGGTTGAAATGCTGCAGAACGGAAAGAATACCAGGCTGAATTATGTTATTACCGATACCCGAATGCAGGTGCGCCTGCCCGCAGCCGTTAGCGCTAAAGGCGGTAAGATCAATTTCGTTGTAAAATATCATTACACGGTGCCCGGCAATTTTGGTGGCCGTACCGATTATACGGATACCAAAAACGGTAAGATCTACGAAATAGCCCAGTTTTACCCGCGCATGTGCGTTTATGATGATATGCGCGGTTGGGATACCGCCCCGTTTTTAGGCAGCGGCGAGTTCTATCTGGAATATGGCGATATCGATTATAAAGTAACCGTTCCTGCAGATATGATTGTGGCAGGCTCGGGCGAACTGCTGAATCCGGCTGAGGTTTTAACTCCCACCCAAATAAGCCGTTTGGCCGCCGCAAAAGCAAGTGATAAAACGGTGATGATCCGCAGCGCCGCTGAAGTAACCAGCGCATCATCTAGACCGGCCGGTAAAAGCACCCTGACCTGGCATTTTAAAATGTTCAACACCCGTGATGTGGCCTTTGGCGCTTCCAAAGCGTTTATATGGGATGCAGCAAGGGTGAACCTGCCGGGTGGTAAACAATCGCTGGCGATGTCTGTTTACCCAGTAGAAAGCGCAGGTATTGAGGCTTGGGGCCGCGCCACTGAATATTTGAAAGTGTCTATTGAGTATTTCTCAGAAAAATGGTTTGTATACCCTTACCCTGTTGCGGTAAATGAGGCCGGTATTGCCGGCGGGATGGAGTACCCGGGTATTGTTTTCGACGGCATAACGGATAAGGGTAAAGAATTATACTGGGTAACTGCGCACGAAATTGGCCATAATTGGTTCCCCATGATCGTTGGCAGCGATGAACGCCGCTTCGCCTGGATGGATGAGGGCTTCAACACTTTTATAGATATCTATGCATCTGATGCCTTTAATAAGGGAGAATATGCACCAAAACGCGATGGTGAATATGCTGAACACGGTGGCAACCCTGCTGATGAGATCGTTCCCTATATCCTGGACCAGGAATCGCCAAGCATTATGACCCAGCCCGACGCCATCCCAGAAAAGTATCGACACCCGCTCACCTACTTTAAGCCTGCCTTCGGATTGGTCTTACTGCGCGAACAGATCCTGGGGAAAGACCGGTTTGATTATGCCTTTAAAAACTATATCCACAAATGGGCCTACAAACACCCGCAGCCCGATGACTTTTTCCGGTCGATGGAAAACGGTGCAGGGGAAGACCTGGGCTGGTTTTGGAAAAGCTGGTTTTACAATAATTATAAATTGGATATAGCACTCATCGACGCTGAATATACAGACAAAGACCACGCAAAAGGTATCAAAGTAACCGTTGCCAATAAAGAATTAATGGCAATGCCCTTTACCGTGGCGGTGAAGTTTAAGGATGGCAGCACCCAGCGCAACTACCTGC
- a CDS encoding radical SAM protein translates to MPDRPYIYYDFTLSICSTCLRRVDAKIVFEDDKVYMLKNCRQHGFEKVLIATDIAYYKNCRNYAKRSEMPLKFNAETHYGCPYDCGLCRDHEQHSCLTVIEVTDRCNLACPTCYAMSSPHYGRHRTLQEIEQMLDVVVENEGQPDVIQISGGEPTVHPQFFEILDIAKTKPIKHLMLNTNGIRIAKDENFVKRLASYQPDFEVYLQFDSFKAEALIQMRGEDLREVRKKAIENLNKYNLSTTLVVTLQKGLNTDEIGEIIEYALKQPCIRGVTFQPTQQAGRLENFNPATDRYTMTEVRTAILEQTKIFNANDLIPVPCNPDALVMGYALKLGGQVFPLTRMINPDDLLDNSKNTIVYEQDEQLKGHLLNMFSTGNSVEKAKEHLKSIMCCLPEIDAPQLGYDNLFRVIIMNFIDAQNFDVRAIKKSCVHIVNKDMQIIPFETMNIFYRDDKREYLEQLRTEIAATF, encoded by the coding sequence ATGCCTGATCGCCCGTACATTTATTACGATTTTACCCTAAGCATTTGTTCTACCTGTTTGCGACGGGTGGATGCCAAAATAGTTTTTGAGGATGACAAAGTTTATATGCTTAAAAACTGCCGCCAGCATGGGTTTGAAAAAGTGCTGATAGCAACCGACATAGCATACTACAAAAACTGCCGCAACTATGCCAAGCGAAGCGAAATGCCGCTGAAGTTTAATGCCGAAACACACTATGGCTGCCCGTACGATTGTGGACTTTGCCGCGACCATGAGCAGCATTCCTGCCTTACGGTTATAGAAGTAACCGACAGGTGCAACCTGGCCTGCCCAACCTGCTACGCTATGTCTTCCCCACATTATGGCAGGCACCGTACCCTGCAGGAAATTGAGCAAATGCTAGATGTAGTGGTTGAGAACGAAGGCCAGCCGGATGTGATCCAGATCAGCGGGGGCGAACCAACCGTGCACCCACAATTTTTTGAGATCCTGGATATTGCCAAAACAAAACCTATCAAGCACCTTATGCTGAATACCAATGGTATCCGCATAGCAAAAGACGAAAACTTTGTAAAACGCCTGGCCTCTTATCAGCCCGATTTTGAAGTGTACCTGCAGTTTGATTCTTTTAAAGCGGAAGCGCTGATCCAGATGAGGGGTGAAGATCTGCGTGAAGTGCGTAAAAAAGCTATAGAAAATCTCAACAAATATAACCTCTCTACCACGCTGGTGGTTACCCTTCAAAAAGGATTGAACACCGACGAAATAGGCGAGATCATCGAATATGCGCTGAAACAACCGTGTATCCGTGGAGTAACTTTTCAGCCTACACAACAGGCGGGCCGCTTGGAGAACTTTAATCCGGCTACCGACCGCTATACCATGACCGAAGTACGCACTGCGATACTGGAACAAACCAAGATATTTAATGCAAATGATTTGATCCCCGTTCCCTGTAACCCAGATGCTTTGGTAATGGGTTATGCGCTTAAGTTAGGCGGACAAGTGTTTCCGCTTACGCGGATGATCAACCCCGACGATTTGCTTGACAACTCTAAAAACACCATCGTTTACGAGCAGGACGAGCAGCTGAAAGGGCACCTGCTGAATATGTTCAGCACCGGTAACTCGGTAGAAAAGGCTAAAGAACATTTAAAATCTATCATGTGCTGCCTGCCGGAGATCGACGCTCCACAATTGGGTTATGATAACCTGTTCAGGGTAATTATCATGAACTTTATTGATGCACAGAATTTTGATGTACGGGCCATCAAGAAATCATGCGTGCATATTGTAAACAAGGATATGCAGATTATCCCGTTTGAAACCATGAACATTTTTTACCGGGACGACAAGCGCGAATACCTGGAACAATTACGAACCGAAATTGCAGCAACTTTTTGA